A single window of Periplaneta americana isolate PAMFEO1 chromosome 14, P.americana_PAMFEO1_priV1, whole genome shotgun sequence DNA harbors:
- the LOC138713874 gene encoding zinc finger protein 84-like isoform X2, with translation MKTMHQFQSKLSQDLGLTKESELSDSTTTETLLTEQERQEQQIIQTIRDDLENHKQMNTNSSSIDEALSYKEKPTENDAGCSEAYIEPTYKQISNLTLAVKQERVEAEHSAMLEQRQANNQNMGMMTTFSAMKAGLPFVCTKCPKRFAKRIDLRRHESVHNQQRGFECPVCEKWFPNKTSFSRHERTHTGERPYACSQCDKSFSQGAILARHIMTHTGIKPFKCEVCSKGFTQREGLRVHMRQHTKEQPEIQLHECPLCEKSFCHPSGLSRHLIIHTGKTFDCTVCPKVFTDSSSLRRHMKRHGDASEPPLNHPPQDHNLT, from the exons atgaaaacaatgcATCAATTTCAGTCAAAGCTATCGCAG GATCTGGGATTGACAAAGGAAAGCGAACTGTCGGATTCCACGACAACTGAGACTTTGCTTACAGAGCAGGAAAGGCAGGAACAACAGATAATACAAACTATTAGAGACGATCTTGAAAACCATAAACAAATGAACACAAATAGCAGTTCCATTGATGAAGCTCTGAGTTATAAGGAAAAACCAACCGAAAACGATGCTGGGTGCTCCGAAGCTTACATCGAACCGACATACAAACAGATTTCAAATTTGACGTTAGCTGTGAAGCAGGAACGAGTAGAGGCAGAGCATTCAGCTATGTTGGAGCAGCGGCAGGCCAATAATCAGAACATGGGCATGATGACTACATTCAGCGCCATGAAGGCAGGGCTGCCATTTGTATGCACTAAATGTCCCAAGAGGTTTGCAAAAAGGATCGATCTGCGCCGGCACGAGTCGGTTCACAACCAGCAGAGAGGCTTCGAGTGTCCCGTGTGCGAGAAGTGGTTCCCGAACAAGACGAGCTTCAGCCGCCACGAGCGGACACACACAGGCGAGCGCCCGTACGCCTGCTCACAGTGCGACAAGAGCTTCTCGCAGGGTGCGATCCTCGCCCGCCACATCATGACCCACACGGGCATCAAGCCCTTCAAGTGCGAGGTGTGCAGCAAGGGCTTCACGCAGCGGGAGGGTCTGCGTGTGCACATGCGGCAGCACACCAAAGAGCAGCCGGAGATACAGCTACACGAGTGTCCGCTGTGCGAGAAGTCCTTCTGTCACCCGTCTGGCCTCTCCAGGCATTTGATCATCCACACTGGAAAGACTTTCGACTGTACCGTGTGTCCCAAGGTCTTCACAGATTCTTCGTCGCTAAGAAGACACATGAAGCGTCACGGAGATGCATCAGAACCGCCGTTAAATCATCCACCACAGGATCACAACTTAACATAA
- the LOC138713874 gene encoding zinc finger protein Paris-like isoform X1: MKTYSRKKQLPRYDFDDAAMDFNEICRLCLSDEGEKFPIFQDVNEVPLPLRIMACVSVEVFEGDGLPSQVCQQCIEELDSHYRFKQKCETSDARLKQYLKNMKTMHQFQSKLSQDLGLTKESELSDSTTTETLLTEQERQEQQIIQTIRDDLENHKQMNTNSSSIDEALSYKEKPTENDAGCSEAYIEPTYKQISNLTLAVKQERVEAEHSAMLEQRQANNQNMGMMTTFSAMKAGLPFVCTKCPKRFAKRIDLRRHESVHNQQRGFECPVCEKWFPNKTSFSRHERTHTGERPYACSQCDKSFSQGAILARHIMTHTGIKPFKCEVCSKGFTQREGLRVHMRQHTKEQPEIQLHECPLCEKSFCHPSGLSRHLIIHTGKTFDCTVCPKVFTDSSSLRRHMKRHGDASEPPLNHPPQDHNLT, from the exons ATGAAAACATACAGTCGGAAGAAACAGTTACCTAGATACGACTTTGACGATGCGGCAAtggatttcaatgaaatatgtaggctatgtttgTCAGACGAAGGagaaaaatttccaatatttcagGATGTTAATGAAGTTCCTCTTCCACTGAGAATAATGGCTTGTGTGTCAGTAGAG GTGTTTGAAGGAGATGGGTTGCCATCTCAAGTATGTCAGCAGTGCATTGAGGAATTAGATAGCCATTACAGATTCAAGCAGAAATGTGAGACTTCAGATGCCAGACTAAAACAGTACctgaaaaatatgaaaacaatgcATCAATTTCAGTCAAAGCTATCGCAG GATCTGGGATTGACAAAGGAAAGCGAACTGTCGGATTCCACGACAACTGAGACTTTGCTTACAGAGCAGGAAAGGCAGGAACAACAGATAATACAAACTATTAGAGACGATCTTGAAAACCATAAACAAATGAACACAAATAGCAGTTCCATTGATGAAGCTCTGAGTTATAAGGAAAAACCAACCGAAAACGATGCTGGGTGCTCCGAAGCTTACATCGAACCGACATACAAACAGATTTCAAATTTGACGTTAGCTGTGAAGCAGGAACGAGTAGAGGCAGAGCATTCAGCTATGTTGGAGCAGCGGCAGGCCAATAATCAGAACATGGGCATGATGACTACATTCAGCGCCATGAAGGCAGGGCTGCCATTTGTATGCACTAAATGTCCCAAGAGGTTTGCAAAAAGGATCGATCTGCGCCGGCACGAGTCGGTTCACAACCAGCAGAGAGGCTTCGAGTGTCCCGTGTGCGAGAAGTGGTTCCCGAACAAGACGAGCTTCAGCCGCCACGAGCGGACACACACAGGCGAGCGCCCGTACGCCTGCTCACAGTGCGACAAGAGCTTCTCGCAGGGTGCGATCCTCGCCCGCCACATCATGACCCACACGGGCATCAAGCCCTTCAAGTGCGAGGTGTGCAGCAAGGGCTTCACGCAGCGGGAGGGTCTGCGTGTGCACATGCGGCAGCACACCAAAGAGCAGCCGGAGATACAGCTACACGAGTGTCCGCTGTGCGAGAAGTCCTTCTGTCACCCGTCTGGCCTCTCCAGGCATTTGATCATCCACACTGGAAAGACTTTCGACTGTACCGTGTGTCCCAAGGTCTTCACAGATTCTTCGTCGCTAAGAAGACACATGAAGCGTCACGGAGATGCATCAGAACCGCCGTTAAATCATCCACCACAGGATCACAACTTAACATAA